In Elaeis guineensis isolate ETL-2024a chromosome 1, EG11, whole genome shotgun sequence, a genomic segment contains:
- the LOC105038361 gene encoding uncharacterized protein isoform X5, giving the protein MELDEHDYPEKSVEIRKEKERRGSLRGGDNEKDGGGEERASRRSRAEEQQNGEKVDREDRDRSPRREKDRHRNSRKVEREHDKDRDHRSRKWDRRERDKGKEKERVRDRKRERENERDREKDRERRREREREKERESERRSSSRSRRHDREVETKMDRARSRERALRERELERDMRERESKRFKEKKEVVEPEDDPERDQRTVFESQGR; this is encoded by the exons ATGGAGCTCGACGAGCACGATTACCCGGAGAAATCGGTGGAGATCCGGAAGGAGAAAGAGCGCCGTGGCTCGCTGCGCGGCGGCGACAATGAGAAGGACGGGGGCGGGGAAGAGAGGGCGTCGAGGCGGTCAAGGGCGGAGGAGCAACAGAATGGCGAGAAGGTGGATCGTGAGGATCGGGATCGCTCGCCGCGGCGCGAAAAGGATCGGCACCGGAACAGCAGGAAGGTGGAGAGGGAGCACGACAAGGATAGAGACCACCGGAGCCGAAAGTGGGATCGGCGGGAAAGAGATaaggggaaggagaaggagagggtCAGAGATAGAAAGAGGGAAAGGGAGAATGAGAGGGACAGAGAGAAAGAtagggagagaaggagggagagggaaagggagaaggagagggagagcgaAAGGAGAAGCAGCAGCAGGTCGAGAAGGCACGATAGAGAGGTTGAAACAAAGATGGACAGGGCGAGGAGTAGAGAAAGGGCATTGAGAGAAAGAGAACTCGAGAGAGACATGAGGGAAAGAGAGAGCAA GAGGttcaaggagaaaaaagaagtGGTGGAACCTGAAGATGATCCAGAAAGGGACCAGAGGACTGTTTTCGAGTCTCAG GGCAGATAG
- the LOC105038361 gene encoding uncharacterized protein isoform X3 has product MELDEHDYPEKSVEIRKEKERRGSLRGGDNEKDGGGEERASRRSRAEEQQNGEKVDREDRDRSPRREKDRHRNSRKVEREHDKDRDHRSRKWDRRERDKGKEKERVRDRKRERENERDREKDRERRREREREKERESERRSSSRSRRHDREVETKMDRARSRERALRERELERDMRERESKRFKEKKEVVEPEDDPERDQRTVFESQVRDVHLMMDQNSQCSKEVG; this is encoded by the exons ATGGAGCTCGACGAGCACGATTACCCGGAGAAATCGGTGGAGATCCGGAAGGAGAAAGAGCGCCGTGGCTCGCTGCGCGGCGGCGACAATGAGAAGGACGGGGGCGGGGAAGAGAGGGCGTCGAGGCGGTCAAGGGCGGAGGAGCAACAGAATGGCGAGAAGGTGGATCGTGAGGATCGGGATCGCTCGCCGCGGCGCGAAAAGGATCGGCACCGGAACAGCAGGAAGGTGGAGAGGGAGCACGACAAGGATAGAGACCACCGGAGCCGAAAGTGGGATCGGCGGGAAAGAGATaaggggaaggagaaggagagggtCAGAGATAGAAAGAGGGAAAGGGAGAATGAGAGGGACAGAGAGAAAGAtagggagagaaggagggagagggaaagggagaaggagagggagagcgaAAGGAGAAGCAGCAGCAGGTCGAGAAGGCACGATAGAGAGGTTGAAACAAAGATGGACAGGGCGAGGAGTAGAGAAAGGGCATTGAGAGAAAGAGAACTCGAGAGAGACATGAGGGAAAGAGAGAGCAA GAGGttcaaggagaaaaaagaagtGGTGGAACCTGAAGATGATCCAGAAAGGGACCAGAGGACTGTTTTCGAGTCTCAG GTGAGGGATGTGCACTTGATGATGGATCAGAATTCACAGTGTTCAAAGGAAGTAGG ATAG
- the LOC105038361 gene encoding uncharacterized protein isoform X4 yields the protein MELDEHDYPEKSVEIRKEKERRGSLRGGDNEKDGGGEERASRRSRAEEQQNGEKVDREDRDRSPRREKDRHRNSRKVEREHDKDRDHRSRKWDRRERDKGKEKERVRDRKRERENERDREKDRERRREREREKERESERRSSSRSRRHDREVETKMDRARSRERALRERELERDMRERESKRFKEKKEVVEPEDDPERDQRTVFESQIASCLEGNDSKM from the exons ATGGAGCTCGACGAGCACGATTACCCGGAGAAATCGGTGGAGATCCGGAAGGAGAAAGAGCGCCGTGGCTCGCTGCGCGGCGGCGACAATGAGAAGGACGGGGGCGGGGAAGAGAGGGCGTCGAGGCGGTCAAGGGCGGAGGAGCAACAGAATGGCGAGAAGGTGGATCGTGAGGATCGGGATCGCTCGCCGCGGCGCGAAAAGGATCGGCACCGGAACAGCAGGAAGGTGGAGAGGGAGCACGACAAGGATAGAGACCACCGGAGCCGAAAGTGGGATCGGCGGGAAAGAGATaaggggaaggagaaggagagggtCAGAGATAGAAAGAGGGAAAGGGAGAATGAGAGGGACAGAGAGAAAGAtagggagagaaggagggagagggaaagggagaaggagagggagagcgaAAGGAGAAGCAGCAGCAGGTCGAGAAGGCACGATAGAGAGGTTGAAACAAAGATGGACAGGGCGAGGAGTAGAGAAAGGGCATTGAGAGAAAGAGAACTCGAGAGAGACATGAGGGAAAGAGAGAGCAA GAGGttcaaggagaaaaaagaagtGGTGGAACCTGAAGATGATCCAGAAAGGGACCAGAGGACTGTTTTCGAGTCTCAG ATAGCATCATGTCTCGAGGGAAACGATTCAAAGATGTAG
- the LOC105038361 gene encoding uncharacterized protein isoform X1, translating to MELDEHDYPEKSVEIRKEKERRGSLRGGDNEKDGGGEERASRRSRAEEQQNGEKVDREDRDRSPRREKDRHRNSRKVEREHDKDRDHRSRKWDRRERDKGKEKERVRDRKRERENERDREKDRERRREREREKERESERRSSSRSRRHDREVETKMDRARSRERALRERELERDMRERESKRFKEKKEVVEPEDDPERDQRTVFESQVRDVHLMMDQNSQCSKEVGADSIMSRGKRFKDVEFQHSHIPTARGWSFDTTVSAILDGRA from the exons ATGGAGCTCGACGAGCACGATTACCCGGAGAAATCGGTGGAGATCCGGAAGGAGAAAGAGCGCCGTGGCTCGCTGCGCGGCGGCGACAATGAGAAGGACGGGGGCGGGGAAGAGAGGGCGTCGAGGCGGTCAAGGGCGGAGGAGCAACAGAATGGCGAGAAGGTGGATCGTGAGGATCGGGATCGCTCGCCGCGGCGCGAAAAGGATCGGCACCGGAACAGCAGGAAGGTGGAGAGGGAGCACGACAAGGATAGAGACCACCGGAGCCGAAAGTGGGATCGGCGGGAAAGAGATaaggggaaggagaaggagagggtCAGAGATAGAAAGAGGGAAAGGGAGAATGAGAGGGACAGAGAGAAAGAtagggagagaaggagggagagggaaagggagaaggagagggagagcgaAAGGAGAAGCAGCAGCAGGTCGAGAAGGCACGATAGAGAGGTTGAAACAAAGATGGACAGGGCGAGGAGTAGAGAAAGGGCATTGAGAGAAAGAGAACTCGAGAGAGACATGAGGGAAAGAGAGAGCAA GAGGttcaaggagaaaaaagaagtGGTGGAACCTGAAGATGATCCAGAAAGGGACCAGAGGACTGTTTTCGAGTCTCAG GTGAGGGATGTGCACTTGATGATGGATCAGAATTCACAGTGTTCAAAGGAAGTAGG GGCAGATAGCATCATGTCTCGAGGGAAACGATTCAAAGATGTAGAGTTCCAGCATTCACATATTCCAACAGCTCGAGGTTGGTCATTCGACACGACAGTCTCAGCAATCTTGG ACGGAAGAGCATAG
- the LOC105038361 gene encoding uncharacterized protein isoform X2 translates to MELDEHDYPEKSVEIRKEKERRGSLRGGDNEKDGGGEERASRRSRAEEQQNGEKVDREDRDRSPRREKDRHRNSRKVEREHDKDRDHRSRKWDRRERDKGKEKERVRDRKRERENERDREKDRERRREREREKERESERRSSSRSRRHDREVETKMDRARSRERALRERELERDMRERESKRFKEKKEVVEPEDDPERDQRTVFESQVRDVHLMMDQNSQCSKEVGADSIMSRGKRFKDVEFQHSHIPTARDGRA, encoded by the exons ATGGAGCTCGACGAGCACGATTACCCGGAGAAATCGGTGGAGATCCGGAAGGAGAAAGAGCGCCGTGGCTCGCTGCGCGGCGGCGACAATGAGAAGGACGGGGGCGGGGAAGAGAGGGCGTCGAGGCGGTCAAGGGCGGAGGAGCAACAGAATGGCGAGAAGGTGGATCGTGAGGATCGGGATCGCTCGCCGCGGCGCGAAAAGGATCGGCACCGGAACAGCAGGAAGGTGGAGAGGGAGCACGACAAGGATAGAGACCACCGGAGCCGAAAGTGGGATCGGCGGGAAAGAGATaaggggaaggagaaggagagggtCAGAGATAGAAAGAGGGAAAGGGAGAATGAGAGGGACAGAGAGAAAGAtagggagagaaggagggagagggaaagggagaaggagagggagagcgaAAGGAGAAGCAGCAGCAGGTCGAGAAGGCACGATAGAGAGGTTGAAACAAAGATGGACAGGGCGAGGAGTAGAGAAAGGGCATTGAGAGAAAGAGAACTCGAGAGAGACATGAGGGAAAGAGAGAGCAA GAGGttcaaggagaaaaaagaagtGGTGGAACCTGAAGATGATCCAGAAAGGGACCAGAGGACTGTTTTCGAGTCTCAG GTGAGGGATGTGCACTTGATGATGGATCAGAATTCACAGTGTTCAAAGGAAGTAGG GGCAGATAGCATCATGTCTCGAGGGAAACGATTCAAAGATGTAGAGTTCCAGCATTCACATATTCCAACAGCTCGAG ACGGAAGAGCATAG